A section of the Neorhizobium galegae bv. orientalis str. HAMBI 540 genome encodes:
- the bluB gene encoding 5,6-dimethylbenzimidazole synthase, protein MQPDPFAHALLPAGEFSKAERAAVYRAIETRRDVRDQFLPDPLPDDLVKRLLGAAHSAPSVGFMQPWNFILIRDPAVREAARAAFSRANDEAVEMFPDESRDLYRSLKLEGIVKAPLSICVTCDPDRAGPVVLGRTHNPRMDAYSTVCAVQNLWLAARAEGVGVGWVSIFRDEDVRGLLGIPDRVEIVAWLCLGYVDRLYGEPELALKGWRQRLGLDALIFQDRWNGR, encoded by the coding sequence ATGCAGCCTGATCCTTTCGCGCATGCCTTGCTGCCTGCCGGTGAGTTTTCGAAGGCCGAACGCGCGGCCGTCTACCGGGCAATCGAGACGCGCCGTGACGTGCGCGACCAGTTCCTGCCCGATCCGCTGCCGGACGATCTGGTAAAGCGGCTGCTTGGCGCCGCGCATTCGGCACCCTCGGTCGGCTTCATGCAGCCCTGGAATTTCATCCTCATCCGCGATCCGGCGGTACGCGAGGCCGCGCGGGCCGCCTTTTCGCGCGCCAATGACGAGGCCGTTGAGATGTTTCCGGACGAAAGCCGCGACCTCTACCGCAGTCTCAAGCTGGAAGGCATTGTCAAGGCGCCGCTGTCGATCTGTGTTACCTGCGATCCGGACCGCGCCGGTCCGGTCGTGCTCGGCCGGACCCACAATCCGCGCATGGATGCCTATTCGACCGTCTGCGCCGTGCAGAACCTGTGGCTGGCGGCAAGGGCCGAGGGCGTCGGTGTCGGCTGGGTCAGCATTTTCCGCGACGAGGACGTGCGCGGGCTGCTCGGCATTCCCGATCGCGTCGAGATCGTCGCCTGGCTCTGCCTCGGTTATGTCGATCGGCTCTATGGCGAACCCGAACTGGCGCTCAAGGGCTGGCGCCAGCGTTTAGGCCTGGACGCGCTGATCTTTCAGGACCGGTGGAACGGCCGCTGA